From the Rissa tridactyla isolate bRisTri1 chromosome 20, bRisTri1.patW.cur.20221130, whole genome shotgun sequence genome, one window contains:
- the LOC128919561 gene encoding rho GTPase-activating protein 25-like isoform X1 — protein MSELRQRLGREPGGAQEPEEKESESENKLDGETASDSESKSEFGGSPPVPTSDDTPEVLNRALSNLSSRWKNWWVRGILTLAMITFFFIIIYLGPMVLMTIVMCVQIKCFHEIITIGYNVYHSYDLPWFRTLSWYFLLCVNYFFYGETVTDYFFTLVQREEPLRILSKYHRFISFTLYLTGFCMFVLSLVKKHYRLQFYMFGWTHVTLLIVVTQSHLIIHNLFEGMIWFIVPISCVICNDIMAYMFGFFFGRTPLIKLSPKKTWEGFIGGFFATVLFGLLLSYVMSGYRCFTCPVEFNNDTNSFTVDCEPSELFQLQEYNIPVVLQSVVGWKTVRMYPFQIHSIALSTFASLIGPFGGFFASGFKRAFKIKDFANTIPGHGGIMDRFDCQYLMATFVNVYIASFIRGPNPSKLIQQFLTLRPDQQLHIFNTLKAHLVDKARSKSVMSGEPVGARPASPNPLERPLKIGWLKKQRSIVKNWQQRYFVLKGQQLYYYKDEDDVKPQGCLSLQGSTIKEVASNPEEGGKFIFEIIPGVSGDQNRTGQDTCVLMANSQSEMEEWVKSIRRVLGSASGAVFGQRLAETMAYEQKFGQHQVPILVQKCAEFIREHGVSEEGIFRLPGQDNLVKQLRDAFDAGERPSFDRDTDVHTVASLFKLYLRELPEPVVPWMQYEDFLLCGQALDADEKKGHQELLKQLSLLPRDNYNLLSYICRFLHEIQLNSSINKMSVDNLATVIGVNLIRPKIEDPAIIMRGTPQIQKVMTVMISDHADLFPPSKDVPPSLPALKNDKKAPIPRSSVGWDAAEDPAVPRAESLIQKQMGDDLNSSSAPGPAASSSAAREDNGCKDTLGMWKMQSRKRTQTLPNRKSFLTAASPGEKGGNNKNDVFASDFWRSSPGSSMRSVVPEGHKRTLSHDLFKLLDLHRASTYDNVPTSQAESGEGAGPSPSPSSSSSNKEFLPCQSPSHEPKETASPTSSPAEVSKPDQESREFLQNMILKLEKQMEVQKNDYEEQIKSLEKENYEVWAKVVRLNQDIEKEKKKSEELELKLMNMEHLREDMEKKNKMLEEEIKNLAKSMSKTDAKAN, from the exons GAGTCAGAGTCTGAGAACAAGCTGGATGGAGAGACAGCATCAGACAGCGAAAGCAAATCCGAATTTGGAGGATCGCCCCCGGTGCCGACATCGGACGACACTCCAGAAGTCCTGAACAGAGCTCTCTCCAACCTGTCCTCAAG ATGGAAGAATTGGTGGGTGAGAGGCATCCTCACGCTGGCGATGATCACCttcttcttcatcatcatctACTTGGGACCCATGGTCTTAATGACGATA GTGATGTGTGTCCAGATCAAATGTTTCCATGAGATTATCACAATTGGCTACAACGTGTACCACTCGTATGACCTGCCCTGGTTCAGGACGCTCAGCTG GTACTTCCTGCTCTGCGTAAACTACTTTTTCTATGGTGAGACTGTGACAGATTATTTCTTCACCCTGGTTCAGAGAGAGGAGCCCCTGCGAATTCTCAGCAAATACCACCGCTTCATTTCTTTCACCCTATACTTGACAG GTTTCTGCATGTTCGTCTTGAGTCTGGTGAAGAAACACTATCGCCTCCAGTTCTACATG TTTGGATGGACCCACGTGACGTTGCTAATTGTTGTTACCCAGTCGCACCTCATCATTCACAACCTGTTTGAAGGAATGATATG GTTCATCGTCCCGATCTCCTGTGTGATCTGCAACGACATCATGGCGTACATGTTTGGGTTCTTCTTCGGCCGCACGCCGCTCATCAAG CTCTCCCCAAAGAAGACCTGGGAGGGTTTTATTGGAGGATTTTTTGCCACCGTTTTGTTTGGATTGCTG CTGTCCTACGTGATGTCTGGGTACCGGTGCTTCACCTGTCCGGTGGAGTTCAACAATGACACCAACAGCTTCACAGTGGACTGTGAGCCGTCCGAGCTGTTCCAGCTCCAGGAGTACAACATCCCCGTGGTGCTGCAGTCCGTGGTGGGCTGG aagacaGTCCGGATGTACCCCTTCCAAATCCACAGCATCGCGCTGTCGACTTTCGCCTCCCTCATCGGGCCGTTCGGAGGCTTCTTTGCTAGTGGATTTAAGAGGGCCTTCAAAATCAAG GACTTTGCCAACACAATCCCAGGGCACGGAGGTATCATGGACCGCTTTGACTGTCAGTACCTGATGGCTACCTTTGTTAACGTGTACATCGCAAGCTTTATCAG AGGTCCTAACCCGAGCAAACTGATCCAGCAGTTCTTAACCTTGCGGCCAGATCAGCAGCTCCACATCTTCAACACGCTAAAAGCACACCTTGTCGACAAGG CCCGCTCCAAGAGCGTGATGAGTGGCGAGCCGGTGGGTGCCCGGCCCGCCTCCCCCAACCCGCTAGAGCGGCCCCTGAAGATCGGCTGGCTGAAAAAGCAGCGCTCCATCGTCAAGAACTGGCAGCAGCGGTACTTCGTGCTCAAGGGCCAGCAGCTTTACTACTACAAGGATGAGGACGATGTCAAACCACAG GGCTGCCTGTCTCTCCAGGGAAGCACCATCAAGGAGGTGGCCAGCAacccagaggaaggaggaaaatttATCTTCGAAATCATCCCAG GGGTCTCTGGAGACCAGAACCGGACAGGGCAGGACACCTGCGTGCTCATGGCCAATTCCCAGTCTGAGATGGAGGAATGGGTTAAATCCATCCGACGAGTGCTGGGGTCGGCGTCAGGAG CGGTGTTTGGCCAGCGCTTGGCAGAGACCATGGCCTATGAGCAGAAATTTGGGCAGCACCAGGTCCCCATCCTGGTGCAGAAGTGCGCTGAGTTCATCCGGGAGCACGGTGTGAGTGAGGAGGGCATCTTCCGCCTCCCTGGCCAAGACAACCTGGTGAAACAGCTCAGGGATGCGTTCGATGCCGGGGAAAGGCCATCATTTGACCG GGACACGGATGTGCACACTGTGGCCTCTCTGTTCAAACTCTACCTGCGGGAGCTCCCCGAGCCGGTTGTACCCTGGATGCAGTACGAGGATTTTCTGCTGTGCGGTCAGGCGCTGGATGCGGATGAGAAAAAG GGCCATCAGGAACTCCTGAAGCAACTATCCCTCCTTCCCAGAGACAATTACAACCTCCTCAGCTATATCTGCAG GTTTCTACACGAAATACAGTTGAACTCTAGCATCAACAAGATGAGTGTGGATAACCTGGCAACAGTCATCGGAGTGAACCTCATCAGACCCAAGATAGAGGATCCTGCAATTATTATGAGAG GCACACCACAGATCCAAAAAGTGATGACTGTGATGATAAGTGACCACGCAGACCTCTTTCCCCCATCCAAGGATGTgccgccctccctccctgccctcaaaAATGACAAGAAAGCCCCCATCCCGCGCAGCTCCGTGGGCTGGGATGCTGCAGAGGACCCTGCGGTGCCCAGGGCGGAGAGCTTGATCCAAAAGCAAATG GGAGATGACCTGAATTCCAGCAGTGCCCCCGGACCAGCTGCGAGCTCAAGTGCAGCCAGAGAAGATAATGGGTGCAAAGATACACTGGGAATGTGGAAAATGCAGTCAAGGAAAAGAACTCAGACCTTACCTAACAGGAAATCTTTCCTGACAGCGGCTTCTCCGGGGGAGAAAGGTGGCAACAACAAAAATGATGTATTTGCCAGTGACTTTTGGAGAAGCTCCCCTGGCAGCAGCATGCGCTCCGTGGTCCCTGAAGGACATAAGAGAACGTTGTCTCATGATCTTTTTAAGCTGCTCGACCTTCACCGGGCTTCGACCTACGATAACGTTCCTACCTCCCAGGCGGAAAGTGGGGAAGgcgccggccccagccccagcccttcgAGCAGCAGCTCCAATAAGGAATTTCTACCCTGCCAGAGTCCCAGCCATGAGCCAAAGGAAacagccagccccaccagcagccctgcCGAGGTCTCCAAGCCTGATCAGGAGAGCAGGGAGTTCCTGCAAAACATGATCTTGAAGCTGGAAAAACAAATGGAGGTACAGAAAAATGACTACGAGGAACAAATTAAAAG TCTTGAGAAGGAAAATTACGAAGTCTGGGCCAAAGTGGTGAGGCTGAATCAGGACAttgagaaggagaagaagaaatctgAGGAACTGGAGCTGAAGCTGATGAACATGGAGCACTTACGGGAGgacatggagaagaaaaacaagatgcTTGAGGAGGAGATAAAAAACTTAGCTAAATCCATGAGCAAAACTGATGCCAAAGCCAACTAG
- the LOC128919561 gene encoding rho GTPase-activating protein 25-like isoform X3: MSLKLPRNWDFNLKMDAAKIARSKSVMSGEPVGARPASPNPLERPLKIGWLKKQRSIVKNWQQRYFVLKGQQLYYYKDEDDVKPQGCLSLQGSTIKEVASNPEEGGKFIFEIIPGVSGDQNRTGQDTCVLMANSQSEMEEWVKSIRRVLGSASGAVFGQRLAETMAYEQKFGQHQVPILVQKCAEFIREHGVSEEGIFRLPGQDNLVKQLRDAFDAGERPSFDRDTDVHTVASLFKLYLRELPEPVVPWMQYEDFLLCGQALDADEKKGHQELLKQLSLLPRDNYNLLSYICRFLHEIQLNSSINKMSVDNLATVIGVNLIRPKIEDPAIIMRGTPQIQKVMTVMISDHADLFPPSKDVPPSLPALKNDKKAPIPRSSVGWDAAEDPAVPRAESLIQKQMGDDLNSSSAPGPAASSSAAREDNGCKDTLGMWKMQSRKRTQTLPNRKSFLTAASPGEKGGNNKNDVFASDFWRSSPGSSMRSVVPEGHKRTLSHDLFKLLDLHRASTYDNVPTSQAESGEGAGPSPSPSSSSSNKEFLPCQSPSHEPKETASPTSSPAEVSKPDQESREFLQNMILKLEKQMEVQKNDYEEQIKSLEKENYEVWAKVVRLNQDIEKEKKKSEELELKLMNMEHLREDMEKKNKMLEEEIKNLAKSMSKTDAKAN, from the exons ATGTCCCTCAAGCTGCCACGGAACTGGGATTTCAACCTGAAAATGGATGCTGCAAAAATAG CCCGCTCCAAGAGCGTGATGAGTGGCGAGCCGGTGGGTGCCCGGCCCGCCTCCCCCAACCCGCTAGAGCGGCCCCTGAAGATCGGCTGGCTGAAAAAGCAGCGCTCCATCGTCAAGAACTGGCAGCAGCGGTACTTCGTGCTCAAGGGCCAGCAGCTTTACTACTACAAGGATGAGGACGATGTCAAACCACAG GGCTGCCTGTCTCTCCAGGGAAGCACCATCAAGGAGGTGGCCAGCAacccagaggaaggaggaaaatttATCTTCGAAATCATCCCAG GGGTCTCTGGAGACCAGAACCGGACAGGGCAGGACACCTGCGTGCTCATGGCCAATTCCCAGTCTGAGATGGAGGAATGGGTTAAATCCATCCGACGAGTGCTGGGGTCGGCGTCAGGAG CGGTGTTTGGCCAGCGCTTGGCAGAGACCATGGCCTATGAGCAGAAATTTGGGCAGCACCAGGTCCCCATCCTGGTGCAGAAGTGCGCTGAGTTCATCCGGGAGCACGGTGTGAGTGAGGAGGGCATCTTCCGCCTCCCTGGCCAAGACAACCTGGTGAAACAGCTCAGGGATGCGTTCGATGCCGGGGAAAGGCCATCATTTGACCG GGACACGGATGTGCACACTGTGGCCTCTCTGTTCAAACTCTACCTGCGGGAGCTCCCCGAGCCGGTTGTACCCTGGATGCAGTACGAGGATTTTCTGCTGTGCGGTCAGGCGCTGGATGCGGATGAGAAAAAG GGCCATCAGGAACTCCTGAAGCAACTATCCCTCCTTCCCAGAGACAATTACAACCTCCTCAGCTATATCTGCAG GTTTCTACACGAAATACAGTTGAACTCTAGCATCAACAAGATGAGTGTGGATAACCTGGCAACAGTCATCGGAGTGAACCTCATCAGACCCAAGATAGAGGATCCTGCAATTATTATGAGAG GCACACCACAGATCCAAAAAGTGATGACTGTGATGATAAGTGACCACGCAGACCTCTTTCCCCCATCCAAGGATGTgccgccctccctccctgccctcaaaAATGACAAGAAAGCCCCCATCCCGCGCAGCTCCGTGGGCTGGGATGCTGCAGAGGACCCTGCGGTGCCCAGGGCGGAGAGCTTGATCCAAAAGCAAATG GGAGATGACCTGAATTCCAGCAGTGCCCCCGGACCAGCTGCGAGCTCAAGTGCAGCCAGAGAAGATAATGGGTGCAAAGATACACTGGGAATGTGGAAAATGCAGTCAAGGAAAAGAACTCAGACCTTACCTAACAGGAAATCTTTCCTGACAGCGGCTTCTCCGGGGGAGAAAGGTGGCAACAACAAAAATGATGTATTTGCCAGTGACTTTTGGAGAAGCTCCCCTGGCAGCAGCATGCGCTCCGTGGTCCCTGAAGGACATAAGAGAACGTTGTCTCATGATCTTTTTAAGCTGCTCGACCTTCACCGGGCTTCGACCTACGATAACGTTCCTACCTCCCAGGCGGAAAGTGGGGAAGgcgccggccccagccccagcccttcgAGCAGCAGCTCCAATAAGGAATTTCTACCCTGCCAGAGTCCCAGCCATGAGCCAAAGGAAacagccagccccaccagcagccctgcCGAGGTCTCCAAGCCTGATCAGGAGAGCAGGGAGTTCCTGCAAAACATGATCTTGAAGCTGGAAAAACAAATGGAGGTACAGAAAAATGACTACGAGGAACAAATTAAAAG TCTTGAGAAGGAAAATTACGAAGTCTGGGCCAAAGTGGTGAGGCTGAATCAGGACAttgagaaggagaagaagaaatctgAGGAACTGGAGCTGAAGCTGATGAACATGGAGCACTTACGGGAGgacatggagaagaaaaacaagatgcTTGAGGAGGAGATAAAAAACTTAGCTAAATCCATGAGCAAAACTGATGCCAAAGCCAACTAG
- the LOC128919561 gene encoding rho GTPase-activating protein 25-like isoform X2 → MSLKLPRNWDFNLKMDAAKIARSKSVMSGEPVGARPASPNPLERPLKIGWLKKQRSIVKNWQQRYFVLKGQQLYYYKDEDDVKPQVQQRVHKMMEALRDVSAMHLAGKGCLSLQGSTIKEVASNPEEGGKFIFEIIPGVSGDQNRTGQDTCVLMANSQSEMEEWVKSIRRVLGSASGAVFGQRLAETMAYEQKFGQHQVPILVQKCAEFIREHGVSEEGIFRLPGQDNLVKQLRDAFDAGERPSFDRDTDVHTVASLFKLYLRELPEPVVPWMQYEDFLLCGQALDADEKKGHQELLKQLSLLPRDNYNLLSYICRFLHEIQLNSSINKMSVDNLATVIGVNLIRPKIEDPAIIMRGTPQIQKVMTVMISDHADLFPPSKDVPPSLPALKNDKKAPIPRSSVGWDAAEDPAVPRAESLIQKQMGDDLNSSSAPGPAASSSAAREDNGCKDTLGMWKMQSRKRTQTLPNRKSFLTAASPGEKGGNNKNDVFASDFWRSSPGSSMRSVVPEGHKRTLSHDLFKLLDLHRASTYDNVPTSQAESGEGAGPSPSPSSSSSNKEFLPCQSPSHEPKETASPTSSPAEVSKPDQESREFLQNMILKLEKQMEVQKNDYEEQIKSLEKENYEVWAKVVRLNQDIEKEKKKSEELELKLMNMEHLREDMEKKNKMLEEEIKNLAKSMSKTDAKAN, encoded by the exons ATGTCCCTCAAGCTGCCACGGAACTGGGATTTCAACCTGAAAATGGATGCTGCAAAAATAG CCCGCTCCAAGAGCGTGATGAGTGGCGAGCCGGTGGGTGCCCGGCCCGCCTCCCCCAACCCGCTAGAGCGGCCCCTGAAGATCGGCTGGCTGAAAAAGCAGCGCTCCATCGTCAAGAACTGGCAGCAGCGGTACTTCGTGCTCAAGGGCCAGCAGCTTTACTACTACAAGGATGAGGACGATGTCAAACCACAG GTGCAGCAACGGGTGCACAAGATGATGGAAGCTTTGAGAGACGTTTCAGCCATGCACTTGGCAGGAAAG GGCTGCCTGTCTCTCCAGGGAAGCACCATCAAGGAGGTGGCCAGCAacccagaggaaggaggaaaatttATCTTCGAAATCATCCCAG GGGTCTCTGGAGACCAGAACCGGACAGGGCAGGACACCTGCGTGCTCATGGCCAATTCCCAGTCTGAGATGGAGGAATGGGTTAAATCCATCCGACGAGTGCTGGGGTCGGCGTCAGGAG CGGTGTTTGGCCAGCGCTTGGCAGAGACCATGGCCTATGAGCAGAAATTTGGGCAGCACCAGGTCCCCATCCTGGTGCAGAAGTGCGCTGAGTTCATCCGGGAGCACGGTGTGAGTGAGGAGGGCATCTTCCGCCTCCCTGGCCAAGACAACCTGGTGAAACAGCTCAGGGATGCGTTCGATGCCGGGGAAAGGCCATCATTTGACCG GGACACGGATGTGCACACTGTGGCCTCTCTGTTCAAACTCTACCTGCGGGAGCTCCCCGAGCCGGTTGTACCCTGGATGCAGTACGAGGATTTTCTGCTGTGCGGTCAGGCGCTGGATGCGGATGAGAAAAAG GGCCATCAGGAACTCCTGAAGCAACTATCCCTCCTTCCCAGAGACAATTACAACCTCCTCAGCTATATCTGCAG GTTTCTACACGAAATACAGTTGAACTCTAGCATCAACAAGATGAGTGTGGATAACCTGGCAACAGTCATCGGAGTGAACCTCATCAGACCCAAGATAGAGGATCCTGCAATTATTATGAGAG GCACACCACAGATCCAAAAAGTGATGACTGTGATGATAAGTGACCACGCAGACCTCTTTCCCCCATCCAAGGATGTgccgccctccctccctgccctcaaaAATGACAAGAAAGCCCCCATCCCGCGCAGCTCCGTGGGCTGGGATGCTGCAGAGGACCCTGCGGTGCCCAGGGCGGAGAGCTTGATCCAAAAGCAAATG GGAGATGACCTGAATTCCAGCAGTGCCCCCGGACCAGCTGCGAGCTCAAGTGCAGCCAGAGAAGATAATGGGTGCAAAGATACACTGGGAATGTGGAAAATGCAGTCAAGGAAAAGAACTCAGACCTTACCTAACAGGAAATCTTTCCTGACAGCGGCTTCTCCGGGGGAGAAAGGTGGCAACAACAAAAATGATGTATTTGCCAGTGACTTTTGGAGAAGCTCCCCTGGCAGCAGCATGCGCTCCGTGGTCCCTGAAGGACATAAGAGAACGTTGTCTCATGATCTTTTTAAGCTGCTCGACCTTCACCGGGCTTCGACCTACGATAACGTTCCTACCTCCCAGGCGGAAAGTGGGGAAGgcgccggccccagccccagcccttcgAGCAGCAGCTCCAATAAGGAATTTCTACCCTGCCAGAGTCCCAGCCATGAGCCAAAGGAAacagccagccccaccagcagccctgcCGAGGTCTCCAAGCCTGATCAGGAGAGCAGGGAGTTCCTGCAAAACATGATCTTGAAGCTGGAAAAACAAATGGAGGTACAGAAAAATGACTACGAGGAACAAATTAAAAG TCTTGAGAAGGAAAATTACGAAGTCTGGGCCAAAGTGGTGAGGCTGAATCAGGACAttgagaaggagaagaagaaatctgAGGAACTGGAGCTGAAGCTGATGAACATGGAGCACTTACGGGAGgacatggagaagaaaaacaagatgcTTGAGGAGGAGATAAAAAACTTAGCTAAATCCATGAGCAAAACTGATGCCAAAGCCAACTAG